In Lacibacter sp. H375, one DNA window encodes the following:
- a CDS encoding amidohydrolase: MIRLFLLIAVTIVFSQCNSKTEVDTLLINGTVYTIDSAFSKTQAVAVKDGKIIATGTSADLQKTFDAKEVIDLQEKYLYPGFIDAHAHFYRYGLGLRTADLTGTTSWRDCLNRLKKHAAEHSLQKGEWIIGRGWDQNDWEVKEFPVNDSLNQLFPDNPVLLTRVDGHAAVVNDLALQQAGINANTKLTGGDVFVANGKPTGVLIDNAIDLVSAKIPAATAEQITEGLLAAQKNCFAAGLTSVVDCGLDYTDVLNIEKANQSGALKMRMYVMLSDAKKNYDAIFERGKIKTDRLNVRSFKVYGDGALGSRGACLLEPYADKPGHTGFLLSNPEHFDSVAALLYAKGFQMCTHAIGDSGNRTILNIYGKYLKETNDLRWRIEHAQVVNENDFNLFGKYSIVPSVQPTHATSDMYWAEQRLGSKRVKGAYAFNDLLKQNGWIPLGTDFPVEDIDPLKTFYAAVFRRDARGWPEQGYQTENALTREATLRGMTIWAARSNFEEAEKGSIEKGKFADFVLLDTDLMTATFEQVLKTTVLKTICGGETVFSK; this comes from the coding sequence ATGATCAGATTGTTTCTTCTTATTGCCGTAACGATTGTGTTCTCACAGTGTAATTCCAAAACTGAAGTTGATACTTTGCTTATCAACGGAACGGTTTACACTATTGATTCTGCTTTTTCCAAAACCCAAGCAGTGGCTGTAAAGGACGGAAAGATCATTGCCACAGGTACATCTGCCGATCTGCAAAAAACGTTCGATGCCAAAGAGGTCATTGATCTGCAAGAAAAATATTTATATCCTGGCTTTATTGATGCACATGCACATTTCTATCGCTATGGGTTGGGCTTACGCACAGCCGATCTTACGGGCACTACAAGTTGGAGAGACTGTTTGAACAGGTTAAAAAAGCATGCTGCTGAACACAGTTTGCAAAAAGGTGAATGGATCATTGGCAGAGGTTGGGACCAGAACGATTGGGAGGTAAAAGAATTCCCTGTGAATGATTCGTTGAATCAATTGTTTCCCGATAATCCTGTTTTATTAACGAGAGTCGATGGTCATGCTGCAGTAGTAAATGATCTTGCGTTACAGCAAGCCGGTATCAATGCTAACACAAAACTTACCGGCGGCGATGTGTTTGTGGCAAACGGAAAACCAACGGGTGTGTTGATCGATAATGCTATCGATCTTGTATCAGCGAAAATTCCGGCAGCAACAGCCGAACAAATTACAGAAGGTTTATTAGCAGCACAGAAAAATTGTTTTGCTGCAGGCTTAACTTCTGTTGTTGATTGTGGGTTGGATTATACAGATGTATTGAATATTGAAAAAGCAAACCAGAGCGGAGCATTAAAGATGCGCATGTATGTGATGTTGAGTGATGCAAAGAAAAATTATGACGCCATTTTTGAGCGTGGTAAAATAAAAACAGATCGGTTAAATGTAAGAAGCTTTAAAGTTTATGGTGATGGTGCACTTGGTTCAAGAGGAGCATGTTTGCTGGAGCCATATGCAGATAAACCCGGGCATACCGGTTTCTTGTTAAGTAATCCTGAACATTTTGATTCGGTCGCAGCATTATTGTATGCAAAAGGTTTCCAGATGTGTACACATGCAATTGGTGATAGTGGCAACAGAACTATTTTAAATATCTATGGTAAATATTTAAAAGAAACCAACGATCTGCGCTGGCGCATTGAGCATGCACAGGTGGTAAATGAAAATGATTTCAACTTGTTTGGCAAATACAGCATTGTGCCCAGTGTGCAACCAACACATGCAACAAGTGATATGTATTGGGCCGAACAACGTCTCGGCTCCAAACGAGTGAAAGGTGCTTATGCATTTAATGATCTGTTGAAACAAAATGGATGGATACCACTTGGAACAGATTTTCCCGTGGAAGATATTGATCCACTCAAAACATTTTACGCAGCCGTGTTCCGCAGAGATGCAAGGGGATGGCCTGAGCAAGGTTATCAAACAGAAAATGCATTAACAAGAGAGGCAACATTGCGTGGTATGACCATTTGGGCAGCACGTTCAAATTTTGAAGAAGCGGAAAAAGGAAGTATTGAAAAAGGAAAGTTTGCTGATTTTGTTTTGCTCGATACTGATCTAATGACTGCAACATTCGAGCAGGTGTTGAAAACAACTGTGCTCAAAACTATTTGTGGCGGCGAAACGGTTTTTTCAAAATAG
- a CDS encoding helix-turn-helix domain-containing protein: protein MPQSFTNLSVQKTALKAILSQPAYCLKDYQLEEGLILRHMLLNDPDAESFGFLLSANIKDNDYFFAYCPNDETGKQLSAYYNTNYEGPVKRFFYSEFAHKETPVSQKEIFVFIINSNWIKSNYNCSADAFAAYIDMLPILFNIADNPTLMKIDMLYYLKAIKEITQQNEHVNILRLRVNVLSLIEKFFSSADFSAFNAATPKKYSYTKEMHDLGARLSMFLKSNLPDLIIFAREYNMSLSSLKRHFKNVHGKPIYEYYLEQKMMLARNIIQDSRRSVAQVAYELGYEDPNCLIKSFKKVYGVPPGKICA from the coding sequence ATGCCACAATCTTTCACCAACCTTTCAGTACAAAAAACAGCATTAAAAGCTATTTTGTCCCAACCTGCCTATTGCTTAAAAGACTACCAACTTGAAGAAGGCCTCATTTTAAGACACATGCTTCTGAATGATCCCGATGCTGAATCTTTCGGATTCCTGCTGAGCGCCAACATTAAAGACAACGATTACTTTTTTGCTTATTGCCCAAACGATGAAACAGGTAAGCAACTGTCTGCCTATTACAATACTAATTATGAAGGGCCTGTTAAGCGTTTCTTTTATAGCGAGTTTGCTCATAAAGAAACACCAGTATCACAAAAAGAGATTTTTGTTTTTATCATCAACAGTAACTGGATCAAATCCAACTACAACTGTTCTGCAGACGCATTTGCTGCATATATTGATATGCTTCCGATTCTATTCAATATTGCAGACAATCCAACCTTAATGAAAATTGATATGTTATACTACCTGAAAGCAATTAAGGAGATCACACAACAAAATGAGCACGTAAACATCCTCCGACTGCGTGTTAATGTATTATCACTGATCGAAAAATTTTTCTCATCAGCCGACTTCTCAGCATTTAATGCAGCTACACCCAAAAAATACTCTTATACCAAGGAAATGCATGATCTCGGAGCACGCCTGTCAATGTTTCTGAAAAGTAACCTCCCTGACCTTATCATTTTTGCCAGGGAATACAATATGAGTCTCAGTTCACTCAAAAGACATTTTAAAAATGTACATGGCAAACCGATTTATGAATATTACCTGGAACAAAAAATGATGCTGGCAAGGAATATTATTCAAGACTCACGGCGTTCAGTTGCACAAGTGGCTTATGAGCTCGGGTATGAAGACCCGAATTGCCTCATAAAGTCATTCAAAAAAGTCTATGGCGTACCGCCCGGTAAAATATGTGCATAG
- the ligA gene encoding NAD-dependent DNA ligase LigA translates to MYSADNTKQLQQSTTSLLHQLKSSSIKEEQLEELRSALRFHEYRYYIQNDPLISDFEYDQLYKALEKIEAANPSLITSDSPTQRVAKGLGNDFKKVQHLVPMLSLENSYDADDLIDWDRKAKEASGLDNIEYCVEPKFDGASISLIYEDDKLVRAATRGDGTEGEEITTNVRQIRSIPLSADFSKFAIKQIEIRGEILMSKKNFKAYNDQLAEDNLPPLANPRNAASGSLRIKDAKEVARRNLEAFLYHVGYVAMVDRKQSTYDVLHTHSGALKMMWELGFRSPEKEKKICKGIQEVIDYCNEFEQKRDTLPYEIDGMVIKVNDLQLQDQMGMTSHHPRWAIAYKFKARQGTSKLRAVEYQVGRTGAVTPVAKIDPVAIGGVTVTSISLHNQDFIAEKDLMLGDTVLVERAGDVIPYIVKSMAELRTGKEEKIIFPTHCPVCNSVLVKPEEEAVWRCNNYQCEAQVVERIIHFNSKDAMDIRGMGDANVRKFYELGFLKDIPSLYRLPYDKIKALEGYGAKSVDNLQTAIENSKKQPLFRLIYALGIRFVGEATAKTLANSTKHLLDIAGKTLEELQQLEDIGPRVAGSIHDFFSNQQNLQLLKELEELGLQLKNEQKESKHEGNLTGVTFLFTGTLPTLKRSVAEQMAEEHGGSILSGVSAKLNYLVVGEDAGSKLEKAKKISTVKIITEEEFLALLKN, encoded by the coding sequence ATGTATTCAGCCGATAATACCAAGCAATTGCAGCAAAGCACGACAAGCCTACTGCATCAACTGAAAAGTTCATCTATCAAAGAAGAACAACTCGAAGAATTGAGAAGCGCTCTTCGCTTTCATGAATATCGTTATTATATTCAGAACGATCCGCTCATCAGCGATTTTGAATATGACCAGTTATACAAAGCGTTGGAAAAGATCGAAGCTGCCAACCCTTCGCTCATTACAAGCGACTCACCTACTCAACGTGTAGCAAAAGGCTTGGGAAATGACTTTAAGAAAGTACAGCATCTTGTCCCGATGCTCAGCCTTGAAAACTCATACGATGCAGATGATCTTATTGATTGGGATCGTAAAGCAAAAGAAGCAAGCGGCCTCGATAATATTGAATATTGTGTAGAGCCCAAATTTGATGGTGCCAGTATTTCTCTTATTTATGAAGATGATAAATTGGTTCGTGCTGCCACCCGTGGCGATGGAACTGAAGGCGAAGAGATCACCACCAATGTACGGCAGATACGGTCCATTCCATTATCCGCTGATTTTTCGAAGTTCGCCATCAAACAAATTGAAATACGTGGAGAGATATTGATGAGTAAGAAAAATTTTAAAGCCTATAACGATCAACTGGCTGAAGATAATCTACCTCCACTTGCAAATCCACGTAATGCAGCCAGCGGTAGCTTACGTATAAAAGATGCAAAAGAAGTTGCCCGCAGAAATCTTGAAGCTTTTTTATATCATGTTGGATATGTGGCAATGGTTGACCGAAAACAATCGACATACGATGTATTACACACGCATAGTGGCGCATTGAAAATGATGTGGGAGCTTGGCTTCCGTAGTCCTGAAAAAGAAAAAAAGATCTGCAAAGGCATACAGGAAGTAATTGACTACTGCAACGAGTTTGAACAGAAACGTGATACGTTGCCGTATGAAATTGATGGCATGGTAATTAAAGTCAATGATCTGCAGTTGCAGGATCAAATGGGGATGACGAGCCATCACCCACGCTGGGCAATTGCTTATAAATTCAAAGCAAGACAGGGAACCAGTAAGCTCCGTGCAGTTGAATATCAGGTTGGTCGCACAGGTGCAGTTACCCCGGTTGCCAAAATCGATCCGGTTGCAATTGGTGGTGTAACGGTAACGAGTATCTCATTACATAACCAGGATTTTATTGCCGAGAAAGACCTGATGCTGGGCGATACTGTTTTGGTAGAACGTGCAGGTGATGTAATTCCTTACATCGTTAAATCAATGGCTGAGCTGCGTACAGGTAAGGAAGAAAAGATCATCTTCCCCACACATTGCCCTGTTTGTAACAGTGTGTTGGTAAAGCCGGAAGAAGAAGCTGTGTGGCGTTGCAATAATTATCAATGTGAAGCGCAGGTAGTTGAACGCATTATTCATTTCAACAGTAAAGATGCCATGGATATTCGTGGTATGGGCGATGCGAATGTTCGGAAGTTTTATGAACTCGGTTTTTTGAAAGACATTCCATCGTTATATCGTTTGCCATATGATAAGATAAAAGCATTAGAGGGTTACGGCGCAAAGAGTGTTGATAATCTGCAAACGGCAATTGAAAACTCAAAGAAGCAACCGTTATTCCGTTTGATCTATGCACTGGGTATTCGTTTTGTGGGCGAAGCAACTGCAAAGACATTAGCTAATTCAACCAAACATCTTTTAGATATTGCCGGAAAAACTTTGGAAGAATTACAACAGTTGGAAGATATTGGTCCGAGAGTTGCAGGAAGTATTCATGATTTTTTCAGCAACCAACAGAACCTGCAATTATTGAAAGAACTGGAAGAACTTGGTTTGCAATTAAAGAACGAGCAGAAAGAAAGTAAACATGAAGGCAATTTAACAGGCGTTACTTTTTTATTTACAGGAACATTGCCTACCTTGAAGAGAAGTGTTGCAGAGCAAATGGCAGAAGAACATGGTGGAAGTATACTGAGTGGTGTGAGTGCGAAATTAAATTATCTTGTTGTGGGTGAAGATGCAGGCAGCAAGCTGGAAAAAGCAAAGAAGATCAGCACAGTAAAAATTATAACAGAAGAAGAATTCCTGGCACTGTTAAAAAATTAA
- a CDS encoding NUMOD4 domain-containing protein, producing the protein MIKKLPGEKWKQLQFAGWKQLRRKYAVSNLGRCASFTSDVSEDGKLLNGSITTGYRTLNLHRADNKGTIYLHREVAKLFCAKQSAKNKFVIHLNHNKKDNRAANLKWATLEQMSAHQQKSPQKIAYKKLQKERSSTQKGLKLSPVQVKTIKKIIQDPNRSVTYKQLAKKYSVSEMTLYRIRSGENWGAV; encoded by the coding sequence ATGATTAAGAAACTTCCCGGAGAAAAATGGAAACAATTGCAATTTGCCGGTTGGAAACAATTACGACGCAAATATGCTGTTTCAAATCTCGGCCGTTGTGCCAGTTTTACTTCTGATGTTTCAGAAGATGGAAAATTACTCAATGGTTCCATTACAACCGGTTACCGTACGTTAAACCTGCACCGGGCAGACAATAAAGGAACGATCTATCTGCACCGTGAAGTAGCAAAACTTTTTTGTGCGAAACAATCAGCAAAAAATAAGTTTGTGATTCACCTCAATCATAACAAAAAAGATAATCGTGCAGCCAATCTGAAATGGGCAACGCTTGAGCAAATGTCTGCTCATCAACAAAAAAGCCCGCAAAAGATCGCTTATAAAAAATTACAGAAAGAACGCAGCAGCACACAAAAAGGATTGAAGCTTTCTCCGGTACAGGTTAAGACCATCAAAAAAATTATTCAGGACCCTAACCGTAGTGTTACTTACAAGCAGTTGGCAAAAAAGTACAGCGTAAGTGAAATGACCTTGTACAGGATAAGAAGCGGCGAAAACTGGGGAGCAGTTTAA
- a CDS encoding T9SS type A sorting domain-containing protein has protein sequence MKTILSYSIALVLSTILFINSSVAQLTATDADPAVITITQQSPTDPSPIGTNIAGNTVFKFRVANNSAVPGVTGTIPAGALTYTVQFNPFYNFISLVATSQFSVTYSDASNYVMQLTNSVPLEAGDVFDFYLNVKPTSNTTTPAGEIVTLNVDRTVPITTANASTGNDNVSKSFTVAAGASLPVRSVHLGSTSNASTVKLKWVTESEYNTEKFVIERSVDGRSFSAIGESKAAGNTSSSTSYTSSDDIRTIATKPVLFYRIKVVDTDGKYSYSNTIAIRLVKQAKAQVWPSPFSSQLNVQVEQEEGATLEVKIYNMTGVMVYNKRQVTTAGTNTIQLVDQVSKLSGGIYVIELVSNNSKIYSETIIKQ, from the coding sequence ATGAAAACGATTTTATCATATAGCATAGCACTTGTATTAAGTACAATACTTTTCATTAACTCATCCGTTGCCCAATTAACGGCAACAGATGCAGATCCTGCGGTGATTACAATAACTCAACAATCGCCAACAGACCCTTCGCCTATTGGTACAAACATCGCCGGAAACACAGTGTTTAAATTCAGAGTGGCAAATAACAGTGCCGTGCCCGGTGTAACTGGTACAATACCTGCCGGTGCATTAACTTATACTGTACAGTTCAACCCCTTTTACAACTTTATAAGCTTGGTTGCTACTTCACAGTTTTCGGTAACCTACAGTGATGCTTCGAACTATGTAATGCAGTTGACTAACAGTGTACCGCTTGAAGCTGGCGATGTGTTCGATTTTTATCTTAACGTTAAGCCAACGTCAAATACAACTACACCTGCTGGCGAAATTGTAACCCTGAATGTAGACCGTACAGTGCCTATTACTACAGCTAACGCATCAACAGGTAACGATAATGTAAGTAAAAGTTTTACTGTTGCAGCTGGGGCTTCGTTGCCGGTACGTTCAGTTCATTTAGGAAGCACAAGTAATGCCTCAACTGTGAAACTGAAATGGGTAACTGAAAGTGAATACAATACCGAAAAATTTGTGATTGAACGTAGCGTTGATGGCCGTAGCTTTTCTGCAATTGGCGAATCAAAAGCTGCTGGTAACACTTCATCATCTACATCTTACACTTCATCTGATGATATAAGAACAATTGCAACAAAGCCGGTTTTGTTTTATCGTATTAAAGTGGTTGACACAGATGGTAAATACAGTTATTCTAATACGATTGCTATCCGGCTTGTAAAACAAGCAAAAGCGCAGGTTTGGCCAAGCCCATTCAGCAGCCAGTTAAATGTTCAGGTTGAGCAAGAAGAAGGCGCTACATTGGAAGTGAAGATCTACAACATGACAGGTGTAATGGTCTATAATAAACGCCAGGTAACAACCGCAGGTACTAACACCATTCAGTTGGTTGACCAGGTAAGCAAATTATCAGGCGGTATTTATGTGATTGAACTTGTATCAAACAACAGCAAGATTTATTCAGAAACAATCATCAAACAGTAA
- a CDS encoding alpha-amylase family glycosyl hydrolase, with product MRKILLAFVLFCFAVHAGYAQLLSTDVAFPADVSTIVITMDATKGNKGLQGFTGAVYLHTGVITSASTSATDWKYTKGSWGTSNAPVATRPDPVNKPNTWQFTINNIRSYYGVQAGEAIHYITILFRNEAGTLVQRNIDGSDMYIKVHPANEFAVKFTSPAMQPTYVPTAEPLTAGTPPFTVPVTAVSSKNANLTLRFNGVQIATATAAQIINGSANVTTTCEQQITLEANDNGNIKRDTFNFFVPQASNPTGARPAGRKDGITFEDNNTKAVFILYAPLKTKVSLIGDFNNWTQTCSGQMKKDGDYFWTEVTGLTAGAQYRFQYIVDDAIRIADPYSELVLDPNNDQYIQSSTYPNMPAYPTGKTTGGMVGVIIPGEATYNWTSSGSYVRPDKKDLMVYELLVRDFVSTHNWQTLKDTLNYIKNLGFNAVELMPINEFDGNESWGYNPMYFFAPDKYYGSKNALKAFIDQAHNLGIAVIQDIAFNHATGASPLASMWWNSSANQTAANNPYFYETAQHPFNVFHDFNHNVEPTKYHVARFIRHWLTEYRIDGFRWDLSKGFTNNFTTDVNVWGQYNQDRVNIWQRYYDSMQVVSPGSYCILEHLGNDDEEAELAKRGMMLWGIMNYNFARNTKGLSTETDINRAFWKNRSFWSDVSFNDKPHLITYAESHDEQRIMYENINSGNISNGAHNVRDTTVGLYRTEAMAAVLMGLPGPKMIWQFGELGYDYDINFGGRLGNKPLRWDYYQQVRRKRLFETYSAMAKLRNLYKNTFRTPNLALGTNLGTNLVKTIVVDHADLKYVVVANFDVVQQTPTVTFPANGTFYDYTNGGTITVSGNQQVVTLAPGQFKIYLNQNVSGGVVTNVRDIIATNTDFSLSIYPNPVQQSAIVKYELPKSGKVSVQLINIQGQVIVSKNMGFQLKGYQVFEMDRNSFAGMPLTAGQYVLQVRVDNLVRYEKVLVQQ from the coding sequence ATGAGAAAAATTTTGCTTGCATTTGTTCTATTCTGCTTTGCAGTTCATGCGGGCTATGCGCAATTATTATCCACGGATGTCGCTTTTCCTGCCGATGTAAGCACCATTGTTATAACAATGGATGCCACGAAAGGCAATAAAGGGTTACAAGGTTTTACAGGGGCTGTTTATCTCCATACTGGTGTTATAACATCTGCCAGCACTTCTGCTACCGACTGGAAATACACAAAAGGTTCATGGGGTACCTCAAACGCTCCGGTTGCTACACGCCCCGATCCTGTTAACAAACCTAATACCTGGCAATTTACCATCAATAACATCCGTAGCTATTATGGAGTACAGGCCGGCGAAGCAATTCATTACATTACTATTTTATTCCGCAACGAAGCCGGAACATTGGTACAACGTAATATCGATGGCAGCGACATGTATATTAAAGTTCATCCGGCCAATGAATTTGCTGTAAAGTTTACTTCGCCTGCAATGCAGCCAACGTATGTTCCCACTGCAGAACCGCTTACTGCAGGAACGCCACCATTTACTGTTCCCGTAACAGCAGTATCATCTAAAAATGCAAATCTTACATTGCGCTTTAATGGTGTTCAAATTGCAACAGCAACTGCAGCGCAAATCATAAATGGTTCGGCTAACGTAACCACAACCTGTGAGCAGCAGATTACATTAGAGGCTAACGATAACGGCAACATCAAACGTGATACATTCAACTTTTTTGTACCACAGGCAAGTAACCCAACAGGTGCAAGACCTGCAGGTCGCAAAGACGGAATTACGTTTGAAGACAATAATACAAAAGCAGTTTTCATTTTATATGCTCCGTTAAAAACTAAAGTTTCCCTTATTGGTGATTTTAATAACTGGACACAAACATGTTCCGGACAAATGAAAAAAGACGGTGATTATTTCTGGACAGAAGTAACAGGCCTTACAGCAGGAGCACAATACCGGTTCCAATATATTGTTGATGATGCCATACGCATTGCAGATCCGTATAGCGAACTGGTGCTCGATCCGAATAATGATCAGTACATCCAATCATCTACCTATCCAAACATGCCTGCTTATCCAACAGGAAAAACAACAGGCGGCATGGTGGGTGTAATCATTCCTGGTGAAGCAACCTACAACTGGACCAGCAGCGGAAGTTATGTTCGTCCAGATAAGAAAGATCTGATGGTTTACGAATTGCTGGTTCGTGATTTCGTTTCTACACATAATTGGCAAACATTAAAAGACACACTCAACTATATAAAAAATCTTGGCTTCAATGCTGTTGAGTTGATGCCTATCAATGAGTTTGATGGAAATGAAAGCTGGGGTTACAACCCGATGTATTTCTTTGCACCTGACAAATATTATGGCAGCAAGAATGCATTGAAAGCGTTCATTGATCAGGCACATAATTTAGGTATTGCTGTGATACAGGATATAGCGTTCAATCATGCAACAGGCGCATCGCCTTTAGCTTCGATGTGGTGGAATTCATCGGCAAATCAAACAGCAGCAAACAACCCTTACTTCTACGAAACAGCACAACATCCTTTTAATGTATTTCACGATTTCAACCATAACGTTGAGCCAACGAAATATCATGTAGCACGTTTCATCCGTCATTGGTTAACCGAATATCGTATTGATGGTTTCCGTTGGGATCTGAGCAAAGGATTCACCAATAATTTTACAACTGATGTAAATGTGTGGGGTCAATACAATCAAGATCGTGTGAACATCTGGCAACGTTATTACGACAGTATGCAGGTGGTGAGTCCGGGTTCTTATTGCATTCTTGAACATTTGGGTAATGATGATGAAGAAGCAGAGCTGGCCAAACGTGGTATGATGTTATGGGGAATCATGAATTACAATTTTGCACGAAACACAAAAGGACTTTCAACCGAAACAGACATCAACAGGGCATTCTGGAAAAACAGAAGTTTTTGGAGTGATGTTTCATTTAACGATAAGCCACATCTTATTACGTATGCTGAAAGCCATGATGAACAACGCATCATGTATGAAAATATCAATTCAGGAAACATATCGAACGGCGCACACAACGTAAGAGATACCACAGTTGGTCTTTATCGCACTGAAGCAATGGCCGCAGTGTTGATGGGTTTGCCTGGTCCGAAAATGATCTGGCAGTTTGGAGAATTAGGTTATGATTATGATATCAATTTTGGTGGCCGTTTAGGCAATAAACCGCTCAGGTGGGATTACTATCAACAGGTTCGTCGCAAGCGCTTGTTTGAAACATATAGCGCAATGGCTAAACTGCGTAATCTCTACAAGAATACATTCCGCACACCAAATCTTGCTTTAGGAACAAACCTCGGAACAAATCTGGTTAAGACAATTGTTGTTGATCATGCCGATTTAAAATATGTGGTGGTTGCAAACTTTGATGTTGTTCAACAAACACCTACTGTTACATTCCCGGCAAACGGAACATTCTACGATTATACGAATGGAGGTACAATTACTGTTTCGGGCAACCAACAGGTGGTAACACTTGCACCCGGGCAATTCAAAATTTATCTCAATCAAAATGTATCAGGTGGTGTGGTGACAAACGTCAGAGATATTATCGCTACAAATACAGATTTTAGTTTAAGCATTTATCCTAACCCCGTACAGCAATCGGCAATTGTAAAATATGAATTGCCGAAGAGTGGAAAGGTAAGTGTGCAGTTGATCAATATACAAGGACAGGTGATAGTTTCAAAGAATATGGGTTTCCAGTTAAAAGGTTACCAGGTGTTTGAAATGGATCGCAACAGTTTTGCCGGCATGCCTTTAACGGCAGGCCAATACGTGTTGCAGGTGCGGGTTGATAATCTTGTGCGTTACGAAAAGGTATTGGTGCAGCAGTAA
- a CDS encoding DUF2461 domain-containing protein yields MLQLSTLKFLKDLKKNNNKPWFDANRKAYDAAKADFIAFIDTVIEKHGKKDPSIAHLAAKDCIFRINRDVRFSKDKSPYKTNMGAYMNKDGKKGMTAGYYFHFEPGAAFGGGGLYVPPPEFLKNVRQEIDYNWKEFQKIINNKKFKAVFGDLSTEGDMKLARPPKGYEADNPAIEYLKLKSWIAMQKFSDADLTSKDLVKKVCTNFETLQPLLLFLNEGLHAGE; encoded by the coding sequence ATGCTGCAACTTTCCACGCTCAAATTTCTAAAAGATTTAAAGAAGAATAACAACAAACCCTGGTTCGATGCAAATCGTAAAGCTTACGATGCAGCTAAAGCCGACTTCATTGCATTTATTGATACCGTAATTGAAAAACATGGTAAGAAAGATCCTTCCATTGCACACCTCGCTGCAAAAGATTGCATTTTCCGGATAAACCGTGATGTACGTTTCAGTAAGGACAAAAGCCCGTACAAAACAAACATGGGTGCATACATGAATAAGGACGGGAAAAAAGGAATGACTGCCGGTTACTATTTTCATTTTGAACCAGGTGCTGCATTTGGAGGCGGCGGTTTATATGTGCCGCCACCTGAATTCTTAAAAAATGTGCGGCAGGAAATAGATTATAACTGGAAAGAATTTCAGAAGATCATCAACAATAAAAAATTCAAAGCTGTCTTTGGCGATCTGTCTACAGAAGGTGATATGAAATTGGCTAGACCACCAAAAGGTTATGAAGCCGACAATCCAGCCATTGAATATTTGAAATTAAAAAGCTGGATTGCTATGCAAAAATTTTCCGATGCCGATCTTACATCGAAAGACCTGGTTAAAAAAGTATGTACCAATTTTGAAACACTGCAACCACTGCTGTTGTTTTTGAATGAAGGATTACATGCCGGTGAATAA
- a CDS encoding AraC family transcriptional regulator, producing the protein MKAELEKIVPGNDKPVLVAYPMSLPYLEFYWHHHPEYELTFKINVSGKRIVGDSYEEFEPGDLVLIGPDLPHTWVSDKKVRDKSCDFVVIQFSGSLFNSFTGLPEFENIKRLLQSCRHGLHFKNSKPFKELILSLPGKTGVEKITGLIDLLNQLSQQKGRKLASAEYDISQAKNSEPRINKVCTYVEQNFAKPITINDAASIINISPSAFCKFFKRATGKTFSDYVNDLRVGYACYQLLETDKQISTIARSAGFESLTYFNRVFSRKKHSTPREFRNEAVY; encoded by the coding sequence ATGAAGGCCGAACTCGAAAAAATTGTTCCCGGTAACGACAAACCCGTGTTGGTTGCTTACCCCATGAGCCTGCCCTATCTTGAGTTTTACTGGCATCATCATCCCGAATACGAGCTCACTTTTAAGATCAATGTGTCGGGCAAACGCATTGTTGGTGATAGTTATGAAGAATTTGAACCCGGCGACCTGGTGCTGATTGGGCCTGATCTCCCACACACCTGGGTATCAGACAAAAAAGTAAGGGATAAATCCTGCGATTTTGTGGTGATCCAGTTTTCCGGTTCACTGTTCAACAGCTTTACCGGCTTACCGGAATTCGAGAATATTAAGCGGCTGTTGCAAAGTTGCCGTCACGGACTACATTTTAAAAACAGCAAGCCGTTTAAAGAATTGATCCTGTCGCTACCCGGCAAAACAGGTGTTGAAAAAATAACAGGGTTGATCGATCTCCTGAATCAATTGTCACAACAAAAAGGAAGAAAACTTGCATCGGCGGAGTATGATATCTCCCAGGCCAAAAACAGCGAGCCACGTATTAATAAGGTATGTACTTATGTTGAACAGAATTTTGCGAAGCCCATCACCATTAATGATGCAGCTTCCATTATCAATATTTCACCAAGTGCGTTTTGTAAGTTTTTTAAACGTGCAACTGGTAAAACATTTTCCGATTATGTAAATGATCTGCGTGTGGGATATGCCTGTTATCAATTACTTGAAACGGATAAGCAGATCTCCACCATTGCACGCAGTGCAGGTTTTGAATCGCTCACTTATTTCAATCGTGTGTTTTCACGAAAGAAACACAGCACGCCAAGAGAATTCAGGAACGAAGCTGTGTATTAA